One Armatimonadota bacterium genomic region harbors:
- a CDS encoding TrpB-like pyridoxal phosphate-dependent enzyme, whose amino-acid sequence MADVTRVVLPQSEVPRAWYNIVPDLPSPPPPVLHPGTKQPVGPDDLAPLFPMDIILQEVSSERWVEIPQPVRDIYGLYRPTPLYRARQLEQALDTPARIYYKYEGVSPPGSHKPNTAVAQAYYAKASGARRLTTETGAGQWGSALAWACRMFGLECTVYMVRVSYEQKPYRRILMETWGAEVLPSPSPRTHAGRGILERDPQSPGSLGIAISEAVEDAATHDDAKYSLGSVLNHVLMHQTVIGLEARRQMELFDDYPDVVVGCIGGGSNFAGLSFPFVADKLAGRQTRIVAVEPTACPTLTKGAYLYDFGDTAQTTPLVKMYTLGHTFVPAPIHAGGLRYHGDAPLVCMLYDRGVIEAYAYPQNPVFEAAMLFARTEGIVAGPEPAHAIRYVVDEAIRCREAGESKAILFNLSGHGHFDLAAYEQYLAGKLPDFEYPEEEVRRAMAELAPLQPA is encoded by the coding sequence AAGCAACCGGTGGGCCCCGACGACCTGGCGCCGCTGTTCCCCATGGATATCATCCTGCAGGAGGTGTCCTCCGAGCGTTGGGTGGAGATCCCACAGCCCGTGCGCGACATCTACGGCCTGTACCGACCCACGCCCCTATACCGGGCGCGGCAGCTGGAGCAGGCGCTGGATACGCCCGCCCGCATCTACTACAAGTACGAGGGTGTGAGCCCGCCCGGCAGCCACAAGCCGAACACCGCGGTCGCCCAAGCCTACTACGCCAAGGCCAGCGGCGCCCGCCGGCTCACGACCGAGACCGGGGCCGGCCAGTGGGGGTCGGCGCTGGCGTGGGCATGCCGGATGTTCGGGCTGGAGTGCACCGTCTACATGGTGCGCGTCTCCTACGAGCAGAAACCCTACCGGCGCATCCTCATGGAGACCTGGGGCGCGGAGGTGCTGCCCAGCCCCAGCCCCCGCACCCACGCGGGCCGGGGGATCCTCGAGCGCGACCCGCAGTCTCCGGGTAGCCTGGGGATCGCGATCAGCGAGGCGGTCGAGGACGCGGCCACCCATGACGACGCGAAGTACTCGCTGGGCAGCGTGCTCAACCACGTCTTGATGCACCAGACCGTCATCGGGCTGGAGGCCAGGCGGCAGATGGAACTCTTCGACGACTACCCGGACGTCGTGGTCGGCTGCATCGGTGGGGGGAGCAACTTCGCCGGCCTGTCCTTTCCGTTCGTCGCCGACAAGTTGGCGGGCCGACAGACCCGCATCGTCGCGGTCGAACCGACGGCTTGCCCGACGCTCACCAAGGGCGCCTACCTCTACGACTTCGGCGACACCGCGCAGACCACCCCGCTGGTCAAGATGTACACCCTGGGGCACACGTTCGTCCCCGCGCCCATCCACGCGGGTGGCCTGCGCTACCACGGGGACGCACCGCTGGTGTGCATGCTGTACGACCGAGGCGTGATCGAGGCGTACGCCTATCCCCAGAACCCGGTTTTCGAGGCCGCGATGCTGTTCGCGCGGACCGAAGGCATCGTGGCCGGCCCCGAGCCGGCGCACGCGATCCGCTACGTCGTCGACGAGGCAATCCGGTGCCGCGAGGCAGGCGAGTCGAAGGCGATCCTGTTCAACCTCAGCGGGCACGGACACTTCGACCTGGCGGCGTACGAGCAGTACCTCGCGGGCAAGCTGCCGGACTTCGAGTACCCGGAAGAGGAGGTGCGCCGGGCGATGGCTGAGCTGGCTCCGCTCCAGCCCGCATAG